From the genome of Halorussus caseinilyticus, one region includes:
- a CDS encoding HVO_2523 family zinc finger protein, with translation MSDDRGGRPCPVCEEPMYSRHCKYVCPRHGVMYDCSDTFY, from the coding sequence ATGAGCGACGACCGAGGCGGTCGGCCGTGTCCCGTCTGCGAGGAACCGATGTACTCCCGCCACTGCAAGTACGTCTGTCCGCGACACGGCGTGATGTACGACTGTTCGGATACGTTTTACTGA
- a CDS encoding ArsR/SmtB family transcription factor produces MDKALWYLLTATRGGENRARLIRELSERPRNANQLADALDVRYKTVRHHLDMLEDHGVVEPGDNEYGKLYFLTDQFEQHREAFEEITEHIE; encoded by the coding sequence ATGGACAAGGCGCTCTGGTACCTGCTCACGGCGACCCGCGGCGGCGAGAACCGCGCGCGGCTCATCCGCGAACTCTCCGAGCGTCCACGGAACGCCAACCAACTCGCGGACGCGCTGGACGTGCGCTACAAGACGGTTCGCCACCACCTCGACATGCTCGAAGACCACGGCGTGGTCGAACCCGGCGACAACGAGTACGGCAAACTCTACTTCCTCACCGACCAGTTCGAACAGCACCGCGAAGCGTTCGAGGAAATCACGGAACACATCGAATGA